The genomic interval CCCGTTTCACGAAGACCGTGCCGAGGCGCGGCGTGTCGATGAGCCCCGGGCAGATGGTGTTGATGGTGATCCGGTCCCGGGCCAGCTCCAGGGAGAGCGTCTTGGCGAGGCCGATGACCCCGGCCCACGTCGCGACCGAGAGCCCGAACGCCGCCATCGGCTGGATGGCGGACAACGCCGTGATGTTGAGGATGCTGCCCCCGCCGGCGGCCCGCATGTGCGGCACGGCCGCCCGCACCATCCGGATGACGCTCATCAGGTTCTGATCGACCGCCCGTTGCCA from Candidatus Methylomirabilota bacterium carries:
- a CDS encoding SDR family oxidoreductase codes for the protein WQRAVDQNLMSVIRMVRAAVPHMRAAGGGSILNITALSAIQPMAAFGLSVATWAGVIGLAKTLSLELARDRITINTICPGLIDTPRLGTVFVKRAEQEGRDPGSVLEELRQSVPVGRLGTPDDIAAVVALLVSPLGSFITGATLQVDGGARQSLL